The sequence AATCGGCCATCACGTGACCGGCGAGTCCGGTTCGTGGGACAACGGCAACGCGGCGATCGCGTCATACCTTGCGGCGCTGGGCTTCCAGGACGGTGAGGATTTCGTGTTGTCCGATGGCTCGGGGCTTTCGCGGGGCAACCGGGTGACGCCGCGCTTGCTCACCGCATGCATCGCCGACGCCTTCGGTCGGTTCGGGACGACGTTCGTCAACTCCCTCGCCGTGGCCGGCAAGGACGGCACGATCAGTCGGCGCTTCGGACGGCACCCGGACATGGTCGGCAAGGTCTTCGCCAAATCCGGTTACATCAGCGGCGTCTACACGCTCAGCGGCGTCGTCCACACCGATGCCGGCTGGTACGCATTCAGCATCCTGGTCAACAACGCCCGTGGCGGCGCGGCTCCGAAGACCCTGCACGAAACCATCGTCGCCGCGATCGAGTCCAACGCACGGTGACTCCCGGAAGCTTGATCGGCTACACAAAATCGCCATCCTGTCGAGCCATGAAACGGGCATTCGTTCTGAGCGTGCTGTTGCTTCTCATGGTCGGTTGCGGTTCGACGCCGAAGTTTTCCCGTGAAAACGGCGAACGCACCAAGGGGTTCGTCCTCCGCGAGATGGAGTCCGTCGGCAAGACGCGCAAGTACAGCGTCTTCGTTCCGCACACGCCGCCGCCGCCGGGGGGCTACCCCGTCATCCTCGCCATGCACGGCCTCGGCGAAGGCGGGGGCGACGGCAAGGGCCCGACCAAGGTCGGCATCGGCCCGGTCATCAACAAGCAGCAGGAGAGCTTCGACTTCCTCGTCGTCTTCCCGCAGATCGGCGGCATGGTCAACTGGAACAACGACCGCTCGGCACGCATCGCCATCGACGCGCTCGACAATGCCATGCGCGATTTCAACGGCAACCCCGACCGCGTCATCGCCACCGGCTATTCCAACGGCGGGCAAGGGGCATGGGTCGTCGGTGGCAAGTACCCGGACCGTTTCGCCGGCCTCGTGCCGATGTGTGCGTACTCCGCCACGGAGTATGTACCGCAACTGAAAAACCTGCCGATCTGGGTCTGGCACAACTCGCTCGATTGGGCGGTGAGCAACGGGCACAGCGACCGAATGGTCAAGGAACTCAGGCGTGCCGGGGCGAACGTGAAGTACACACAGCCCAGCAGCGCGAGCCATGACGTGTGGGTCAATGCGTTCAAGGATCAGAATCTCTACGCTTGGATGAAGCAACAACGTCGGCGGTGAGCTTCGTGAGTCAAGGGTCGATCAGGCCACGCTCCACCGCGGACTTGAGTAGCACTTCGACCACGTCGCCGGCGGCGCGGGAGCCGCTGCCCCCGTATTGAACCATGACGCAGAACGCGATCTGCGGATCGTCGGCCGGCGCGAAGCCGATGAACCACGAATGACTGCTCGGATCGTCGTCATCCGGCCGTTGCGAGTCGCGGTGGTACCACGCGACGGGCCCCCCGTCGTTGGCGAAGGCGAAGGTCTGGATCGCCGGCTTTCCGTTTTCGTCGAGCAGCGGCCGACCGTCGGGGCCGAGGATCGGCGCCGTGAGTTTCGCACTCGACGCCGAGCCCGTCTTGCCGGCAATCTTGAACGTGAGGCCGGCGTCTTCGAGCCGCTCTCCGACCTTGCGCGCGGTGCCGGTGCGGTTGTGCATGACGTCGACCATGCCCCGCTGGGCCGCAAGCACGGCGGCGGGGTCCAATGGCAGTCGTCGGCGGTCGGTCGGTGCGTCGGGGAGCAGCTTTGGTTTCACCCAAACGCCGTTGCGGGCGATCGTCGCGGCGACGTTGGCCATCTGGATTGGCGTGACCTGCACCTGGCCCTGGCCGATGCCATTGAACCAAGATTCGCTGCGGCGCTCGGCGTCGGGGCCGTTGAACATCGCGCTGGTCCGGCCGGCGGTTTCCGGGAGTCCGATGCCGACAGTCTGGCCAAGGCCGAACGCACGTTGCCAACGGTCCAATCCTTTCAAGCCGAGTCGGTCACCGACGGTCTCGAAGTACACGTTGCAAGAACGTTCGATCGCGGTCCGGTAGTCCAAGTGCGTGAAGTCGACGCCCGGCGGGTTCGCACCGTTCTGATCGTGCGTGGCGTTGTAGCGGCGCATGATCCAGCAGCGGCCGATATGCGTGTAGGTCCGGCCGTCGATGTGTAAAAAGCCGTCGCAGAGGATGCGGTCTTCCGTGGTGACCACGCCCTCGAGGATGCCGGCCATCCCGGTGAGCGGCTTCATCGTGCTTCCCGGTGTCGTGTCGAACTGCGTCGCACGGTTGTAAAGCGGCACATTGACCGTGTCGCGCATCAGCTTGGGGAACTGCTCTTCGTAGAGGTTCAGGTCATAGCTCGGGTAGTTGACCAGCGCGAGGAGGTCGCCGCTGTTGACGTCGATGACGACGGCCGCCCCAGGTGCGGGCTGGCGGGTGAAGTAGCCGGATTTGCCCTCGGCGTTGGTCGTGATGATATCGGCGGTGATCGTCTCGAAAGCGCGTTGGATGTCTTCGGAGAAACCGATGTCGAGGGTGGTGCGGACGTCGTGGCCGGCGAGTGCCTCGGTCTCATCGGCCAACTCCCAAGCATTGTCGCCCAACTCCCGGACGACGATGCCGCGCGTGCCACGCAGCCGGCGCTCGGCGATTCGTTCCAGGCCCGCCTTGCCGATCTGGTCGTTCTGGAAGTACCGCCGACGCCGTTCACCGGTTTCCGGGTCGCTCGCCAAGTCAGCTGGTCCAACTTGGCCGAGCCGGCCGATCGCATGCGCGGCGATGTCACCGAACGGGTACACCCGGCGTTGCGTCGTCTGCAGGATCAGCGCTCCCTCGAATCGGCGAAGCTGCCGGGCAAGCTCGACACGCGCCGGCTCGGGGATCGCTTCGACGACGACATGGTGCTGAATCTCCTCGTCGATCTCCTCGTCGAAGTCTTCGAGCAGCGGGGGTTCGTGGTTCTCGCCCAGCAGCCACCGTCGCCACCACGCCGGCGGCTCGGTCGCTTCCCACTCGGAATACGCCCGGCGATGGTTGGCCCGTGCGATGAAGTCGCGGCGCGCGTGGACCTTGCCAAGGATCAGCCGGCGTTGGTCGTCGATCTCCTGGCGCGACGTGTCGGTCGCCGAGGCGAGGATGTCCCACATGTCGTCGAGGTCGTCGCGGAGCAGGTTCTTCTCCGCGTCCCAGAGTGCCTTGCGCTGTTCGCGGTCGGCGTCGAGGTACTGCCGCCAGCGGTCGGGGTCACGCTTGAGGCGGTTATACGCCCGCCACTTGAGCCACTGCTCGTCCGGCTCGACGCCGAGGACGCGGTAGTCGATCGCCGCGTCCATCTCGGGGCCGTCCTTGGCGAGGACGACGCCGTTGCGGTCGACGATCCGGCCGCGCGTGGTCGCCGTCAGCATCGACCGCGAAAGCTCGTCCGACAGGAACGACTCCCACGTCCCGCGCTGCAACACCTGCACCTGCGCCGCCCGCGCCAAGAGCACGAACGACGTGAGCAGCATGATCACCAGCAGCACGCCCACGCGACGCTTGAACATGCGACGATGGTACGCGGAATCAGTCGAAAATGCGTGGATTCCGCCGCATGCCCAGCGGCTCGGTGAGCGTCTCCAGCAGCGGCATCACCAGCGGGGCGGCGATCGTCGAAAGCACCGCCGAGAGCAGCAGCGTCGGCCAGCCGGGCCCGGTCGGTTCGTAGGTGCGGATCCAGTGGAACATCGGTGACAACACGGTGAGCAACACGCCAAAGAGCAACGCGACCAATGCCTGCACGACCGGGGCGTTGGGGATCAGCGACTTGCGCATCCGCAGCGTCAGCAGCCCCGCCGCCCCGTAAGTGAACGCGAGCAACCCGAACGGCATCGGCGTGATCAGGTCATGCCCGAGCCCGAGTAGTAACGGTCCGAGCAACGCAAACTCGGCCTGCGCCCGCACCGCGATCCATGCCGCGACGACCAGCACGAGGTTCGGCCCCCAGCCGCCCCAGCCGACGATGTCGCCCAGCCCGAGCTGCAGCCCGAGCGTGAGGTAGGCGAGGATGGCGAACGCGAAGGGCCGCATGGTCAAAAACCCTGTGGGGCTACTT comes from Planctomycetota bacterium and encodes:
- a CDS encoding penicillin-binding transpeptidase domain-containing protein; this encodes MFKRRVGVLLVIMLLTSFVLLARAAQVQVLQRGTWESFLSDELSRSMLTATTRGRIVDRNGVVLAKDGPEMDAAIDYRVLGVEPDEQWLKWRAYNRLKRDPDRWRQYLDADREQRKALWDAEKNLLRDDLDDMWDILASATDTSRQEIDDQRRLILGKVHARRDFIARANHRRAYSEWEATEPPAWWRRWLLGENHEPPLLEDFDEEIDEEIQHHVVVEAIPEPARVELARQLRRFEGALILQTTQRRVYPFGDIAAHAIGRLGQVGPADLASDPETGERRRRYFQNDQIGKAGLERIAERRLRGTRGIVVRELGDNAWELADETEALAGHDVRTTLDIGFSEDIQRAFETITADIITTNAEGKSGYFTRQPAPGAAVVIDVNSGDLLALVNYPSYDLNLYEEQFPKLMRDTVNVPLYNRATQFDTTPGSTMKPLTGMAGILEGVVTTEDRILCDGFLHIDGRTYTHIGRCWIMRRYNATHDQNGANPPGVDFTHLDYRTAIERSCNVYFETVGDRLGLKGLDRWQRAFGLGQTVGIGLPETAGRTSAMFNGPDAERRSESWFNGIGQGQVQVTPIQMANVAATIARNGVWVKPKLLPDAPTDRRRLPLDPAAVLAAQRGMVDVMHNRTGTARKVGERLEDAGLTFKIAGKTGSASSAKLTAPILGPDGRPLLDENGKPAIQTFAFANDGGPVAWYHRDSQRPDDDDPSSHSWFIGFAPADDPQIAFCVMVQYGGSGSRAAGDVVEVLLKSAVERGLIDP